The Garra rufa chromosome 8, GarRuf1.0, whole genome shotgun sequence genome has a segment encoding these proteins:
- the mab21l3 gene encoding protein mab-21-like 3, with protein sequence MTNFTDEDLDNYLQNQVDLRHRQVSKSVEDVQKIIKVLTAEVSSNDARFQSIANSGVHNTSLKDQPALVSKWSALLRGRCAYNPAIQVLTPTLFLISVPLQGLMGYKERRTRQWRYYTLSGSRLLSPVRDPEKLHQWLELESFVNPSQEWNDARMTIEGDIVPAKVVNVFKEHLEASIKTCGLTSKVSILESVGSVVRVAVETSEAQIEVELVPTLELMNYWPKRARWPRLFRRWPSTERARCIKSFGFNLMATSNYHWLLSFSRAEQVLLSNIDEDGGCRRKCYRVVRQLKEDFWCPGSKPVITAYHLQTLLFWTCEKYPCTRDWRDFRGCVLRLVQKLHKCVSQHYLRHYFVRSHNLLKYSNTNELDDVAKKINSFLDNPGTYVH encoded by the exons ATGACCAACTTCACAGATGAAGATCTGGACAACTATTTGCAAAATCAG GTGGATCTCAGGCATCGTCAAGTTTCAAAGTCAGTAGAAGATGTGCAGAAAATCATAAAGGTTCTTACAGCTGAGGTCAGCTCAAATGATGCTCGTTTCCAGTCCATTGCAAACTCTGGAGTTCATAATACCAGCCTCAAA GACCAGCCAGCTTTAGTGTCAAAATGGTCTGCATTACTCCGAGGAAGATGTGCATACAACCCCGCCATCCAA GTGCTCACTCCAACACTGTTCCTGATTTCGGTGCCCCTACAGGGTCTGATGGGCTATAAGGAGAGGCGAACACGTCAGTGGCGTTACTACACACTAAGCGGGTCTCGTCTCCTTTCACCGGTCCGTGATCCAGAGAAGCTCCACCAGTGGCTGGAGCTGGAGAGTTTTGTCAATCCGAGTCAGGAGTGGAATGATGCCCGCATGACCATTGAGGGTGATATTGTGCCAGCCAAGGTGGTGAATGTCTTCAAAGAGCATCTGGAGGCATCCATAAAGACCTGTGGATTAACAA GTAAGGTGAGTATACTGGAATCAGTTGGGTCAGTGGTGCGTGTTGCAGTGGAAACATCAGAGGCACAAATTGAGGTGGAATTGGTTCCTACGTTGGAGCTAATGAACTACTGGCCAAAGAGAGCTAGGTGGCCCAGACTCTTTCGAAGATGGCCCTCCACAGAGCGAGCTCGCTGTATTAAG TCGTTTGGATTCAATCTAATGGCCACATCAAACTACCACTGGCTGCTGTCATTCTCACGGGCAGAGCAGGTGCTGTTGAGCAATATAGATGAGGACGGCGGCTGCCGCAGGAAGTGTTATCGAGTGGTGAGACAGCTCAAGGAGGACTTCTGGTGTCCTGGAAGCAAACCCGTCATCACTGCCTACCACCTACAG ACACTGCTTTTCTGGACATGTGAGAAGTACCCCTGCACCAGGGACTGGAGAGACTTCAGAGGATGCGTATTACGGCTGGTGCAAAAGCTCCACAAGTGTGTTAGCCAGCATTATCTCCGCCATTACTTTGTCCGATCCCACAATCTCCTGAAATATAGCAATACTAATGAGCTTGATGACGTGGCGAAAAAGATCAATAGTTTCCTTGACAACCCAGGAACATACGTTCATTAG